The proteins below come from a single Salvelinus fontinalis isolate EN_2023a chromosome 1, ASM2944872v1, whole genome shotgun sequence genomic window:
- the LOC129852279 gene encoding adipocyte plasma membrane-associated protein has protein sequence MNEPEGLRFRRLNRPQIITDELQEPQYKGTSTYSGKVFRVILVTLGGCLILPLLVVFFLLESPIHPELLSLNEPPLMSGCYEPNFKLREAQRLFEDQLVGPESIANFGDLIYTGTADGKIVKIEGKSITVIARLGKPPCDGSREQEPSCGRPLGIRVGPNGTLFVADAYLGLFKVNPVTGEVTNLVSAGQMVGGRRLSFVNDLDVTQDGRKVYFTDSSSRWQRRDYLHLIMEATADGRVLEYDTETKEVTVLMENLRFANGIQLFPDEESVLVAETTMARIRRVHVSGLNKGGMDTFVDNLPGFPDNIRRSSSGGYWVAMSAVRPNPGFSMLDFLAQKPWIKKLIFKLFSQDVLMKFVPRYSLVIELQESGACMRSFHDPHGMVAAYVSEAHEHDGHLYLGSFRSPYLCKLDLSKV, from the exons ATGAATGAGCCAGAGGGACTGCGGTTCAGGAGACTGAACAGACCACAGATCATCACAGACGAATTACAGGAACCCCAATACAAGGGCACCAG TACCTATAGTGGAAAGGTATTCCGTGTGATCCTGGTGACCCTGGGAGGATGCCTGATCCTTCCATTGCTTGTAGTCTTTTTTCTGCTTGAGTCTCCTATTCACCCCGAGCTGCTTAG CCTCAATGAGCCGCCCCTTATGTCTGGCTGTTACGAGCCCAACTTTAAGCTGAGGGAGGCACAGCGGCTGTTTGAGGACCAGCTTGTTGGCCCAGAGTCTATTGCTAACTTTGGAG atTTGATTTACACTGGTACGGCTGATGGAAAGATAGTGAAGATTGAGGGAAAGAGCATCACTGTTATAGCCAGACTTGGCAAGCCACCCTGTG ATGGATCCCGTGAACAGGAGCCTAGCTGTGGACGACCCCTGGGTATCAGAGTGGGTCCTAACGGCACCCTGTTTGTAGCTGATGCCTACCTGGGGCTGTTCAAGGTCAACCCTGTCACAG GTGAGGTCACTAACCTGGTGTCGGCTGGGCAGATGGTTGGGGGCCGGAGGCTCTCCTTTGTCAATGACCTGGATGTAACGCAGGATGGGAGGAAAGTGTACTTCACCGACTCTAGCAGCAGGTGGCAGCGCAGAGACTACCTTCATCTCATCATGGAGGCCACAGCAGATGGACG CGTGTTGGAGTATGACACAGAGACCAAGGAGGTGACCGTGCTGATGGAGAACCTTCGTTTTGCCAACGGGATCCAGCTTTTCCCTGATGAGGAGTCTGTGCTGGTGGCTGAGACCACTATGGCTAGGATACGCAG GGTCCATGTGTCAGGTCTAAATAAGGGAGGAATGGACACGTTTGTTGACAACCTTCCTGGTTTCCCTGACAACATCCGTCGCAGCTCCTCTGGAGGGTACTGGGTGGCCATGTCAGCTGTGCGGCCCAACCCTGGATTCTCCATGCTGGACTTCCTGGCCCAGAAGCCCTGGATAAAGAAGCTAATATTTAAG CTCTTCAGTCAGGACGTGCTGATGAAGTTTGTGCCTCGCTACAGTCTGGTGATCGAGCTCCAGGAGAGCGGAGCGTGCATGCGTAGCTTCCATGACCCCCACGGCATGGTGGCAGCCTACGTCAGCGAGGCACACGAGCACGACGGCCACCTCTACCTAGGCTCCTTCCGCTCCCCTTACCTCTGCAAGCTGGATCTCAGCAAGGTTTGA